The DNA segment gtggcAAAAGAGCATTCATTgttatttgagttttttttttttttaacaattggAGTTCGTGTGATGCATTCTGTAAGATAGAGTCCTTGATAAGATAATTTGTGGAGGTATTGGCCAACTTATTAAACGCATATTTAGAGAAGTCATTTAGTTGAGATAGAATATTCATAAATAAACGTATATTGTTGGCTATTATACAAAAATCTGACTACATCTTCGTAGTTATCACTTGTCACTCGTGCCCagaaattaaattaatagttGTACATCTAAAAGAATACTTAGAATTCATGATGATGAGTCAGAAGGAAAAACACCAGAATCAATCATATATCAAGAGATAATACATACTTCAATCATCATTTGAGCTTGTCTGCCAAGATCTTCACTAAAAGCTATATCATGGTATCTTGTATTGAATTTTTGCACTTCTTTATTTGGGAATCCATGTAAATCTATTCTTGGTTAGTAGATCAACAAAACAGAATAAAAATTAGAGGCAGAACCAATGTCAAATATAAACATATGCAGATGAGAACGCATAAACTACATATAGAATTTAGACTCTAACTTGCATGAGACTATGGggaaaaattatatacattaaaAGCAGCCAAACTCGTGCAATAGAAAAATGCTGCACTTTTAATTTTAAGAAGTAAGAGTAGAAAATAAGAAGTTAACTTTTTCCCCCAGAGTTGGGATCAACAACGAACTCAGACTGTGTATTAAGATGTTACCTTAGGTGCTCGAAATAGGATCCTCCCGAACACCATAGACTTATCGCGTGGCACCAGCCCATTGAGGAATCCAAGCTTTACTTGCTTTGTTGGATCAATAGGCTACTCATGTTGAAAAGGACAGCTTATAAGTCTATTTGCAGAAACACACAACTTGGAAAAGTAAAACAGTTGCATATCTTGTACTTCCTGCAGAAACGGAGCCTCAAGGATGTCTATGGGCTAAAGCAAGAAGATCACCAGCCTAAAAAACTCACAACAGACACATGAATGCATGAGATATATATCCGACGCTTTAAGATAAGAGTTTAAATACGCAATTCACGGAAAATCATGTACATTCATTAAAGTTGTGCTGGCCAAAGATcatttataatagtatattttaagtAACTACAAAACTGTGAAATTAGTTATGAACCAAATGAGGACTCTCTGTCATATTACCTTGTCAAGAAGGAGCTTGTACTCCACAAGTTCATTGTAAGAGCGCTGCAGCTTGTCATCCTACAACATTGGTTTCGGAAAGTTCAGCTTCTAGCTCGCCAAGCGTGACCTGAAAAGGCGAAAGAAGGAAATCAGTATAGCGATGAAGAAATAGGAAGCAATGGCCATGccagaaatttaaaaaaaaaaacaaaaaagaagcaGTATCTGGGTTCACCTCAACATCAGCCAAATCCTTCTTACCTTCTTTGTCTATGAACTCTTTGAAAGAACTCCAACCTTTAACATTTAGTCTTAAGAAACATATCTTTCGTGCCATCCCTCCACATCCTTTTATCTTCATACATATCAACAATGAGTTATGAGAAATGTCCAATAAACGTAAGATATAATTTCTTTCAACATACAAAATTATAACTTGTATCTCACCTTCTTGTCAAGTTCTTTTCTCTTGCGAGACTGATTGTTCTGGCTAGCAGCTCCTGCTGCAACTAAGACCTCGGAAGCATCAAAGGTAACTGAATCTCTGGCCACAAAACAGATAAGATAGACACTCAGTAAAAGAGAGACCACGCTACTACATTACATCAAGAGAAGCAGTAGAAGGGAAGAAAGAACTGACCAGGATGGCGTTGGGCTTACAAATAGCCCAGAGATTGACCTTGTGATCTTCCCCACCAGTGACCAGAACCCTGGATGATTTCCTTCCGATCTTTAGACAGTTGACAGCAGCAGAATGTGCCACAAACTCCTCTTCGTATCACTCACAAAGTCAAAGCCAAGGCTAAGCAAATGCAATTAGATGAGGAGATGCTAGTCAAAACTCAGTTTGACTGATAAGTCCTAAATTCATACAAACACAGGTCTCCAGAGGTCTTAAATTAGTCCACtggtaagaaaaaaacaaaagaaaaaaacagatctTCCTAATAATAGAAGCAGCAGATCCAGCACAACAATTGTGTAGTAATCCATGAGCAAAGACAGGAAAAATAGAATTCTGAGAAAACTTGGAAATGAAGAAACTTTCTGAGAGGAAATAAGGATATCTTTCTTGTAGGCTTGCTTAGAAGTCATGGAGGAAACGAAACTACGCTGAGATGAATCTGTCTCACCAGGCTCGGTTTTAACGCTTTCCAGATTAGAGATGGAGTTAGAAGGTACCAATCTTGTAATAGTAGTCTCACTTCCGCCTTACTTCTGCTCATCAACAATCACAGAATCAAACTGATCGCTTCAAGAGGGCTGAAGTAGAAGGAAGAATCAATGCCCTGGCGGCGGTGGAGAGATATCTAAACCGACTCCAGTAATGGCTAGTGCTTGAAAATACGACTTATGGACCTCAGGCGTCGCTGACTCCGATGAAGGAATAGGAGAGACGACTTCCATTTTTTTGATTAATCTGATTTAGGGTTTCGACTTTTGGAGTAACTGAACTTTAAGCCCATACCTAAACAAAACTTTAAGCCCAAacccaaaaataaaatgttCTGATTGGTTGAATATTTTTGATGACGTGGCATAGCTAGATTTTGAGGAAattccccttttagtattgtatgaTGTTGTAGATCTATTGTAAGCTGTTTCTCCATTAATTCGCATAATTCCGTCATCTACAAGAATCGACACTCAGATCACTTggtatagtataattttttttgtgcttTTGTAGATACGTCGGAAAGTTCTTACACAATGCGTTTATcctaatatattatttgaactctaactaaacaaaaaaaaacatttttaatacataatttTGAATGTAAAAAGCATATGTGTATATTTTCACCACATCACTTTTCTATGATAGTCGCACAATGTTATCAAATTCGTATGTTGCACGTAGAATACATGAATGTAAAATACACTTTGCCTCAGCCCAGTAGAGCAGAAAGACTAGGCCCAACCCATGTTCGACCCAATAAATATCTCAGACTATAAATTAGAGCGAATTAAACCGGGATCCGGTACGAGAACCAGCCGACTGTTATATGATTGGAGAAAGAGGAAGAGAATATGCCTTTGGAGTCAAAGAAGAAGATTCGCGTGACTCATCATCTCTCTATCTCACTGTCATCTTCCTCCCAGCTCTTCTCTCTGTTACAACAACTATCATCCGCGTTTTATTTTGTTCCAGCATCGTCATCAATCTCTCCGCGTATATACGATCTCAaggtttgtttctctgctctcaaAATCTATCGCTTGTTCCTCTCTAGCTGAGCTGAATCTGTATGTATCGCTGACTCTATATCGGACTTTGCGTCGTCTCGTTTTTCTCCTGGAACAGTTGTATAATCGAACTTGCTCGATTCGTATCGATTTTGAATCTGTGCATGCTTTCCTGATCAATTGAGTATATTAGCCGAAAAAAGCTGGTGACAATTGAGTATTCTAAATTTAGGTGACAAAAACCTAATTTCTATCTGGCAAAATACAGTTTCAAGACTAACAGATCAACCAACAATCTGTTAATCTTGTTGATTCAGTGATGAATGTGTTTGATTACAATCAATTTTCAATTTACCTAAAAAAAcgaatgtgtttttttttttttggttcttgtGGTGATCAGAGAAGCAGCCAACAGCTGAATCGAGCAGTAGCAACAGGCCTAGGCTAGACCAGCAAGTCGTTTTTGCTGGCTAGCTGAGATTTTTGTGTTGtgatcttgaattttttttccacATGAGCCCTCAAAGCGTATCGAAGACGAGCAAATCCCTTGAGGGTCTCCACGGGGTTCATGTGGTGTCCCATTCGCCTTTCGCATTCGAGGGTATCAGCCAAGTATCTAGCTTTCAATCCTCAGATGCAGGAACAAAGCAGAGTCTATTCATTGAGTAAGTTTATCGGCTAAATAATAAATCGTTAACATATTGAGATGTTAAGGACATGTTTGTTCACTGTGTCTGAGGTTAGATGTTTGATTCCTTTgctcttattattttatcttctGCAGACGTGTCTGGCAACAAAGGCCACCATGCCTGAGACCTATCCACTGCTGCATCCACGGTATCTTTTCatcttttttcctttctttttgaaGATCAGTAAGTTGTATCCATCTTTTGATATTCAATCCATGTGTGTTAACACCTATAACAACAGGTGATCAGAGTCTCTTAGAAACAGCTGCTAATGTCATCACATCGCTCCCTTTCATTTTCCTCGGTATGCAGACCCCAAGGTAAATCATTCTTTCTTGTTCCATATAATTTCAGTATATTATTCCTGTAAAAGTAACCAATATGGAGAAAAAATGCGATATATAGGAAAAACCTGAACATGAAAGTGTATGCAAACTCCTTAATCGGAGTTGGAGTCGCTTCGAGTTTGTATCATTCTTCGAGAGGGAAGTTGAGGAAGTACCTAAGATGGGCTGATTACACAATGATAGCCACAGCCACAGTAGTAAGTCTTTTACTTCTTTGCACATTGAACATACGTAGATACTACCGTTTACAAGACTAATTGGAACAATATTGTGCAGTGTCTATCAAGGGCTCTTAGGGAAGAGAATCCAAAGTTCTTGATGGCTGCATCGGCTTTGGCTCTACCCTTCCAGCCTCTCGTGGTTTCAGCTGTTCACACCGGAATGATGGAGGTAGCATTTGCGAAAAGAGCCTTAAAGGATCCTGATTTGAAAACTGCTCATAACGTACACAAGATGTCTACATTGTTGGGCGGAGCTTTGTTCATAGCTGACGATCTTTTCCCTGAAACACCATTCATTCACGCCGGTTGGCATCTCGCTGCAGCCATTGGCGTTGGGACTTGCAATAAGCTTCTTCAGTAGTTCCACAATACCAAATATATATTGAGTAGTTGTGGAACTACTGCCACATTCTTGGTTCAGAGAAACCACGGTTTCACTGAGCTCATTAATCAGCCGACATAGCTAGTTACCTTTGTAGTGATCTTATCTTCAATGTATATGTATGGAAACCAAAACAAGTCGCTTGTATTCTTTAGAGAGCCAgtacttttgttttctttcttggaTACATTGAAAGTAGCTTGTAATTTTTAGAGAACCAGTACATTACATGTGCGTCTCTGTCTTAGATCTTTCAACGAGCATAAACAATAGTACAATTGAATCAATAAGAGCTGGATCCATGAAAGAGTATTAAGCTTAGATACCAAATGGAAACGTTCCATCTTACAAACGCTAAGCATAGAAATGGAAAGAGGAGAACTCAATACTACTGAAGTCAGTTCTGACTCTAGGCTAGTTTAGGAAGTACGAAGATGTGATTCCCTGGGCAAAACCAgactaaaatttacaaaaacttgAACGGTTCTATTTTTtctaaatccaaaaaatcgaaaccTAGTCGAAAATTGAATGGCTGAAACCTAAAATACTAATTTACAAAACTGAATTAAAAAAAGTACTCaaatatttttcagttttagGTTAACTTGGGTTTTGTTTTTTATCGGTTTTGGTTTAGAACGCAAACCAAAATCTGAATTATATTGTAATTTGGTTATGTTTTGGATttcataaaaatgataaaatagaaAACTGATCCGAATCCCCTATCCCCCTAGATCCGAACCgatctgaagaaaaaaaaacagttctcAGATTCTAACCACTTTCTATGCATTTCGATTGATTactctactttttttttcttgtttgaatgagtacaaaaaaaacacaaaactaacaaatttttttttttaatttacagtgTATTTGGAAGACTCAAAACCTAGGAGTGTGGGTAGTAATAAAAGGAGTCTAACAAAAGTTTaagttatcattttaaaattcacATAAATGATGGAGAATGGATACACACCCagttaaatttctaaatatgaCAATGATTTAGGATATgataatgaaaacaaaagagGTTAAACACAAAAGCATAAACACAAGATAGACAATGAAAGCATAGGGGGTAATGTCAAAAACACAAGAGCTTAAACATAAGCATAAAATAATAGTCTTAGAAAACAAGTCTGACAAGGAAGAGCTCGATAAAACAGTCTTGAGGCAAAAGATAGAAGAGATTTTACAACCAAgataaaacaaaagtaaagacCTCCCTCCACAGCTCAGACTAACTTCCTCAATTTAACCTGTAAAATTGTGAAAATCAAACATTCTGTTTCTGTAAGAATAGGTACTAGTTGTGTATAACGGCAATTCACAAACTGAatcttataataaaaacttacaCTTGATCTCTGAGCAGGTAGAGAGACATGCGTTTCCTTTTGTGAAGACGAGACATGCGTTTCAAGAGGATGCTTGACTTGCACTAAGCTTGGACGATAAGAGCAAACAAGTGGGGGACGAGCAGCTTTACTGTGTTGGTGTTCGAGTATGAGAGCTTCTCCGAGGTTGACGGAGGATCAAGTAGCCGTCTTGTCCAAACACAAAAGCCATGTGAGAAGTCTTGGTTCTGTTTAGTTCAAACAGTTCAAACAAGACAGCAACTTTGTTTTCCTTATCGACAAAGAAGCTCCCACCAGAATGTGAGGAATAGAGCTTAAAACCGTAGCTACGGAAGGGCCCCGGTTGCTTTGGCAAATTTGGAAAGCCGAAGGTCCTTTAGTGGAGTCTGGAGTGAGGTCCCCTGCTCATGCGGGATTGCTGGCGATATCTTGGGCCACTACAGCTGTGAAGGACCACAAACTGAGGAATGTTCGGTTTTTAATTTTCATCCGCTGAGGCTGCAGGTGCACTGAGTAACCCGCTGGAGTATCCTTCTATTTATTATGGGGCGCTAGGGAGCGTCTATTCTCTTTCTAAGAGCTCCATGGTTTTGGTTCATCGAACTTGCAACACTGGCTGCTTCTGCAATCGCAGATAGTGTCGTAAGTGGCCAGCGGTCCCATTCTTATGTGGCATCTGGTGGGCCTCGGTGGTTGGCGATGTTGCTTGACAAGGAAGCAATTTCCTCTTGATTTCTTACAACGATATTGCACTCGGAGAATTCCCTTCTTGTGTTAGAAGGATACTTTATCTCTCATTCTCTCAATCTTTTTGAGTTTTCTTACTATGGGACCTACTGGTTTccaatttgttaaaaatatatatataaacattgaCAGGTGATCAGAGTCTCTTTAGAAACAGCTGCTAATGTGATCACATCGCTCCCCAAGGTATTTGCAATAAGCTTCTTCAGTAGTTCCACGATACCATATATATATCGTGTAGCTGTGGAACTACTGCCATATTCTTGGTTCAGAGAAACCACTGTTTCACTGAACTCATTAATCAGCCGACATAACTAGTTACCTTTGTGTCTTCCTATCTTCAATATATGGAACCAAAACAAGTCGCTTGTAATCTTTAGAGAACCAGTACTTTTGCGTCTCTGTCTTAGATCTTTCAACGAGCATAAACAATAGTACATGTGAATCAGTAAGAGTTTGGTCCATAAAAGAGTATTAAGCTTTGATACTAAAGGGGATTGTTCCATCTTACAGATGCTAAGCATAGAAATAGGAAGAAGAGTAATCAATACTACTCAAATCAGTCCTGAATCCAGAGCTAATGTTAGTTTAGGAAATTTGTTTCCCTTGTACACTTGTCACTTGTAAACCAATTAGCTTAACCAGGATGAAATAAATAATCTGATAGAACCGGAGGGAGATAGTAAACCGAACCAAGGTCggttaaataaaacaaaaacagttAATGGGTCCCAGTGTAACTCCACTTTGATTGCAAAAGCCGAAAGGCATGGATATATTGGAAGAGTGGCCACCAATAAATATAGACATTTGGGAAATCTGGAGTCATGCATGCCAACTATAACTTGTTAATTATCGCACAATGCGTGGAGTATATATCTaccatttgaaaaattatataaatctcTAAAGCTAagaataaaactttataatccATAAAAAGACTAAAGTATGTGTTTAGTTATAGTAATATTATTGCATTATACGCATTTTTCTTAAAGTGACTATCTTTAAATGTTattcattaaaatatactacctccgttcccgaaagtaagatgttttagattttttttttgttccacaaaaatagattttctatattgttaaggtacttttttatacttttgatgaacattaattgagaatatttgaattgattaaatttcatttgtggaaagttattggaaattgtataataaaataaaaaataaattaaattatagacatttattaaattcttaataagcgtgcatattttagaaaatcttaGTTTCAGGAACAGAGGGGGAGTATGTTTAATAATGAATATGATATTGTAATTGGTCAACTAGGGTCTTTAGCTTATTTCCCTAAAGTTAGCTAGACCTAATCTATTTTGTATAAATACTTTGCGAGACACATGAATAAACTCAGACGTCTAATCAGTGatacttatgtaatattttttgttaaataatcaACTATGTTTTTTTGCTTAAACTATATTCAACTATGCTAATTTaccttaatataattatataaactatagtttTCGGAACTTTcaagaaaaatgtatttatgttttAGATGGTACATGATTAGGTTTCAGATGTTAAAAACATCATAGTACtacttttttcttaattaatacGGTATTAGTTAATACGTTCTTCGACATTTATAACAAGATCTTTTAAGCTTAGACCATTCTCGTTTTTTTCTAAGATTATTGTATTCGTAACGCTCAACGCAAAACAACACTTCGGCCACCCGTTACTGTCCCACCCAAGGCCATAATGAATTCAACAACTCGGAAATTAAAACTGGTAAAACACGTAATAATTGATCATACGAATATGATTTGACTTAGCAACCCTAGTCAAACCCATTTCTTCCGCCAATTACACGTAAATACACCTCTTTATTTAATTCAATTCCTTTTAAAATCTCATCTTACACTGCCATTTGTTTTTTCAGTAATTTTTGGTTCATTGACCAGCTTCAGACTTTTATCCTTTGTCGTGTTTTGAGACTTTCTTTGAAATTTGATAATTCTTTGAGGCTTAATTCCTTATTCCTTATTCCATATTCCACGCtttataacaaaatctttctcctttgtctggctttttctcttttgttcttTCACATGTGTATATACACACAGACATACACACACTTACATTTCTAATATCATATAATACTTCAACTTTACCTTTtctcttccaaaaaaaaaaactatttctcTTCATCAGATTATATTTGATCATTCCAGCTTTTCCTCATCCTCCTCTATGGCCGTCTCACCTAATTCAAGCTTCTTAGAATTAACAATAGCAATCCCAAGcttctctccttctccttcactCCCTTCATCTAGTAAGATCCAAAGATTAATCTTAAAATCATCTTTATATATGTATGATGTAGATTTTTAACAGTTATTCCAATGAAAGatctaaatcatatattttggtAGGTGATCACATGGTGAGAGATTTGGACATAAATCAAACTCCAAAGATGGAAAAAGATCGTGAGTGGATCATGATCAGTGCAACACCGCATGTCAACGACGACGACGGCAACTCTGGTGGCCGACGGCGCAAAAAGCTCCGTCTAACCAAAGATCAATCGCATATTCTTGAAGAGAGTTTCATACAAAACCATACCTTAACCCATgtaagtatatatatcatacaaCTTTATGGTTCCGTATACGTTTTGTTTGCGCtgagagaaggagaaagagagatggaaaaagaaaaggagagagagagagagtaatatTTTCATGATGATCAAGTCGGCTGATTATGTTTTGGTTGGATGATGATGAAAccacagaaacaaaaacaagaattGGCTACTTTTCTGAAGCTTAGTCAAAGGCAAGTTGAGGTGTGGTTTCAAAATCGAAGAGCAAGGTACGTACTTGAATCTACCGCTTTCATATGTATTGCATCATTTGTTACGGTGAGGCGTGTTATGTGTAGGGTTTTGTtggaattatattttttatgattGCAGGATATATGTTAATTAATGAGAGTGCGTTGAcagaatatttatatataaagagatcGTGTGAGATCGTTACTTAGATTCTCAAAATCATTCACCATATATACAATaatagttttagaaaaatctAGTAAAGTGAAAATGATCTTTCTTTATCCAAGTGTTTCACGTCGATTCTCACATCTATAGTTATCACGCATTTTATGCGACACATGAAATGCCCGTACTCTTATTTATGTGAGTACGTGTCTATATATAAATGTCCCGTGATTAAAAGTTAATATATAgaatctaataaatgcatcaacaagaaaaaaaagcgTTAGGGGAACATAAGGGACAAAGTTCGGAACAATGCATGATGTGTTTTTTTTCCAGCCATCTTTGGCCAGTCTACAATTATGATGTTTGTTCATGTAGTTTAACATttttctttaatgaaacataaacttacACACTGTGcacatacatttttattaatgtttttctcTTTATGTCTATATACTCATGATATATATGCACATAAATGTGTTTGTATATATGTACATTTGTACATCAGTGCATGCATAGTATCCATGTTGCGTGGCTGTTTGTTTATGGAGTTCATAACCGGGCATGAATTGAATTTGATGGTTGCCGGCCCCCAAAATGTTTCCATTTTCAGTTTCATAAAAAATTGTCATGTTCTACCGTTATTCTCAATtagtttcataaaaatataactaaaagtttttaatgtttttactACCAAACTATTTTTCTTcccaaatatatatgtaaaatatcaTTGCAGTAAAAACGTTGTTGTAGTTTTGAGTCTTGGTATAACTAAATTTTGGTAGTATGTGGAAAAGTATCAATATGAAGAACTTGTGAATTAGCAAAAGTAGGAATCATTTTCTAGAATAATATGATTTATGACGAGGTGATCTTACGTGTCAATCAGGCAATATAATCACTTATGGCTTATATAGTATCACATGTGAACACATAGTTCACAAACATATAATTATAGAAAAGGTCGGTTGAATAGTCTCACAcaagtataatttttttcaaacacCAACCTCGTTAAGAatgcattaaaatatttcaGCCTATGGATAAATATGGTTGTTACAGGATAATACCTAGAAACTATAAATGACGTAAGCAACTTTAAAAGTATGATCAAACAAATGTTTATATAGGAGTAAGCTCAAGCATACGGAGATGGAATGTGAGTACCTAAAGAGATTGTTTGGGTCACTGAAAGAGCAAAATCGAcagctacaaaaagaagttgaagAACTGCGAGCTCTTAAGCCCGTATCGGCCTCGGTTTTAACCATGTGCCCTCGGTGTGAACGTGTGACCGTTGCAGCAGATAATGGCTCTAATGCCGTGGAGGAGGGAACAGCTCTGAGAAGCCAGTCACGAATGACAATTTCCTCTTCCTCTACCCTATGTTGACTGGCTCGGTCAAAAGTCAAAGATTGAAACGCCTGTTTAGGTGTAAAAAGTAAagatttgatgatgattacgAGGATCTTGTTCATAATTCTCTAATTATTTATTACACCAGTGAGCAAAGAAGAAGTTTatttaatattagttttatagcttttcatgttttttttgtgtgaaaCTTTTTGTGGCAACTTGTTATTTCAaagattattataattattataatttaaaattgaaaatccgTGCACTGTGCGAGAATATGAATCTAGTAATTGTTAATgagaaaaataaccaatacaTCTTTCAGATTTAAAACCACCTGATAAAGAAGATAAGAGCATAAACGCTAATTTATGTTATGAGCCGTGACTTCATTTTCGTGTGCGTTCGGATTGAATACGATGTTGAGTGTTTTTTCTATGTCAATACGACGAAAGTATAATACTGAATGTGAAACTAGATATATACTGAATGTTGTTAAAAATAGTCgtttataagaaataaaagaaaaatcaaactaaataatatattggcaagtagcaaaagaaaaaacaatatacTGTAGACAGATTGTTAAAACATCAATATAAACGTCATTGTTATTTGACTTCCACAAGTCTCAAATAAGGCTGCTATTTATTCTTTGATGTAAATAGGTAATCCGATTTTTTAATCTGTATACCGGTGGAGTCATTCACctaattcacctgatgtttcattccaaataaaatttatttctttatttcatGTGGCATTGGTCAATTTTCAGTGTcctttataaaataaatgttttgatTTTCCACATTTTGACACTATCACTAAACCGTTTGTGTTAAGTTTATCTCAACCCAAATCTTACACTTAACTAATTGACGAATTAAATTATATCAAGTTTCACGAATTTCTAATAAAACTTGTATTACATGATGCATGATATACGCCCCTAACCTAGATGACAAGTCCACTGAGGGCCGTCACTTGTCTGTCATACATGAGTTGGACGACCTTTTCATATTACATTTTTAGTCAATTACTAAATCAGTATCAGTAAACTAAAAAAAGATTTTACTTTTTCTTCTTGAAAAATCTGAATGTTAGAGGACGGGCTTTCGGTCCTTCCGCGAAttgggtaaaaaaaaaaggtaaaagccCATGAGCGATAAAACGGTCCACCCCGAATAGAAGGTTTCAACATGCAAGCAAAGACGCTGTGAACAGTGAGCACCTACCTCGATCTATACACAACAGGTGCAATGATGATCGACGAAACGACTCCATGACACCACACTTAcgagatgagaaagatgaaaaaAAGATCCATAAATAGGGCATTCAATGAAGGGAGCGAGGACAACTACGGACTATCTGTTTTATCAATCTTTGTATTTCTTCGGTCAAAGCTTTAACACTTCAATAAAACGGAATCTTAGACTCCTAAACCTCTTTCATTATTGTTTTATTAAGTCCTTGAACTACATTACTGATTTTAGGATTCAGATATTAAAAATCCGAAGATATAGAGTTTTAAATTTGGTTACCAAGAAATTATAATAACAatgtatattgtttaaaatatcttttaaggattttatttatatagatgGCATCTGCAATCCGGGTATCTCTGGAGCAACGTCGTCGAACAGCCGATTTGGATTTTCGTGggcaataaataatttaatattcttAAAATTAAGCCCAATGGGCTATATAGTGGCAAACATGAAATGGAATCTTCGCAATATTTCCTTATAATTACAAACTGCAGATTGATCAGcgaagtttttacatttttataaattgatatttgtttttcataattagtattatatattttagataaattttgatataacTAATTATATTCAAAAGATCTGGACCGAATcagataatatggttattttggtaacaaatatctgaacccgtttcagatacatttgttatttagatatttttaggttcttaTAGATCATAACTTACTCGACTGAAAGGAGAGGAACACCTCATCACTTATGGGTTAAGATAATGTGGAAGGACTTATCTCCGAACTCATCCAGCTCCAGAAAGACGAAACTCAAAgctcacacataaatttataatatttaagctgaacctaattttaaaataaaataaaataaagata comes from the Brassica napus cultivar Da-Ae chromosome A7, Da-Ae, whole genome shotgun sequence genome and includes:
- the LOC106406461 gene encoding uncharacterized protein LOC106406461, which encodes MSPQSVSKTSKSLEGLHGVHVVSHSPFAFEGISQVSSFQSSDAGTKQSLFIERVWQQRPPCLRPIHCCIHGDQSLLETAANVITSLPFIFLGMQTPRKNLNMKVYANSLIGVGVASSLYHSSRGKLRKYLRWADYTMIATATVCLSRALREENPKFLMAASALALPFQPLVVSAVHTGMMEVAFAKRALKDPDLKTAHNVHKMSTLLGGALFIADDLFPETPFIHAGWHLAAAIGVGTCNKLLQ
- the LOC125576336 gene encoding homeobox-leucine zipper protein ATHB-X-like, translating into MAVSPNSSFLELTIAIPSFSPSPSLPSSSDHMVRDLDINQTPKMEKDREWIMISATPHVNDDDGNSGGRRRKKLRLTKDQSHILEESFIQNHTLTHKQKQELATFLKLSQRQVEVWFQNRRARSKLKHTEMECEYLKRLFGSLKEQNRQLQKEVEELRALKPVSASVLTMCPRCERVTVAADNGSNAVEEGTALRSQSRMTISSSSTLC